A DNA window from Argopecten irradians isolate NY chromosome 10, Ai_NY, whole genome shotgun sequence contains the following coding sequences:
- the LOC138333849 gene encoding non-lysosomal glucosylceramidase-like isoform X2, with amino-acid sequence MASYPRNPDDSETTPRENIPGVPDYGWRVKLDYECKTKCTPFTKPRLSQIPSLIGLSLRYMKVWVKTRRQGRRLFIDHLDQVEHKAMYGCPLGGIGCGTIGRGFRGEFCRFQMLPGLYDHHTIQANQFILCIRKNGKTVYQKVLTGKKGKHLKSWQWGFPAQNATYHGLYPRAWTVYDIPEYKLRLVCRQISPVFPHDYKETSFPMGVFAWSVENNGSEPVDISIVLTFKNGTGSKDDNGVEVQNEEFQCDTEGRQVSGVLIHHSLRDIKCTYGIAAANKDDVHVSHKLHFDPKGNGRIVWDDLAEDGQLDSTPEKPQKKGQETAAAVCSQTTVPPGGKKEMDFTLTWDMPVVHFKNKEKLYGRRYGRWFGYKNDACPRMCSYALKHYPAWEQKIEAWQHPILQNSNLPAWYKSALFNELYYVSDGGTIWADELESKNGDLSIKSIPDESPIIQEYSKFAYLEGHEYRMYNTYDVHHYASFSLIMLWPKIQLSLQYDIAKAVIAEDTTPIHFCMEGARGIKKKGKSVPHDIGDPEDEPWDCLNAYIIHPTCEWKDLNLKFVLQTYRDFSVTKDKDYLEAMYPVAKVVMEIAQKWDTDGDGLIENSGFADQTFDAWSMTGASAYCGGMWLAALKMMAEMARVLGNDDDMKKYQEILNKGKASFEAKVWNGRYYNYDSNPSGGHHDSIMADQLAGHWFLKASGLADGTIFPDDHVKSALETVYKFNVKGFGQGNMGAINGTRPDGGQDLTSCQSEEFWVGVTYSLGASMIQQGMIDEGFQTAWGAYHVCWEWYGLAFQTPEAYMMDKHYRSLGYMRPLAIWSMQWALEKFQPQLLTSS; translated from the exons ATGGCATCATATCCCAGAAATCCAGATGACAGCGAGACGACGCCCAGAGAAAATATTCCAGGTGTGCCGGACTACGGGTGGCGGGTGAAGCTTGATTATGAATGCAAGACGAAATGTACCCCGTTTACAAAACCTCGCTTGAGTCAAATTCCATCACTCATCGGACTTTCATTGAG GTACATGAAGGTATGGGTGAAGACCCGCAGACAAGGGAGACGACTGTTCATCGATCATCTGGATCAAGTAGAACATAAGGCAATGTATG gctgtcCATTGGGTGGAATTGGGTGTGGCACAATAGGGCGAGGATTCCGTGGAGAGTTCTGTCGCTTCCAAATGTTACCTGGGCTGTATGATCATCACACTATCCAGGCAAACCAA TTTATCCTGTGTATCCGTAAGAATGGCAAGACAGTTTACCAAAAAGTCCTAACCGGAAAGAAGGGGAAGCACCTGAAGTCCTGGCAGTGGGGGTTCCCTGCCCAGAACGCCACCTATCACGGCCTTTATCCCCGAGCCTGGACAGTGTATGACATTCCAGAGTACAAACTACGTCTTGTCTGCCGGCAGATCTCCCCGGTGTTCCCTCATGATTACAAG GAAACCAGTTTCCCAATGGGAGTATTTGCCTGGTCAGTAGAGAACAACGGATCGGAGCCGGTCGATATTAGCATTGTATTGACCTTCAAAAACGGAACTGGGTCCAAAGATGATAATGGCGTAGAGGTCCAGAACGAGGAGTTTCAATGTGATACAGAGGGACGTCAGGTTTCCGGCGTTCTCATCCATCATTCTCTACGTGACATCAAGTGTACTTATGGAATAGCTGCTGCCAATAAG GACGATGTTCATGTGAGTCACAAGTTGCACTTTGACCCGAAAGGAAATGGCCGTATAGTTTGGGATGATTTGGCTGAAGATGGACAACTCGATTCTACTCCTG AAAAGCCTCAGAAGAAGGGACAGGAAACAGCCGCGGCCGTCTGCTCACAGACGACAGTGCCCCCTGGTGGTAAAAAGGAGATGGACTTCACACTTACATGGGATATGCCTGTTGTTCACTTTAAAAATAAAGAGAAACTCTATGGAAG acGTTATGGTCGCTGGTTTGGGTACAAAAATGATGCTTGTCCCCGGATGTGTAGCTATGCTTTAAAACACTACCCTGCATGGGAACAGAAGATAGAGGCTTGGCAACATCCAATACTGCAAAACAG CAATCTGCCAGCATGGTACAAGTCGGCATTGTTCAATGAGCTGTATTATGTCAGTGATGGAGGAACAATCTGGGCTGACGAGCTGGAGTCAAAGAATGGAGACCTTTCCATTAAATCTATACCTGATGAATCCCCCATCATACAAGAGTACAGCAAATTTGCCTACTTAGAGG GTCATGAGTACAGGATGTACAACACGTATGACGTTCACCACTATGCATCGTTTTCTCTCATCATGCTTTGGCCGAAAATACAGCTCTCTCTCCAGTACGATATTG CTAAAGCTGTCATAGCTGAAGACACCACACCTATCCACTTCTGTATGGAAGGAGCTCGAGGGATCAAAAAAAAGGGCAAATCTGTACCCCATGATATTGGAGATCCAG AGGATGAGCCTTGGGATTGTCTGAATGCTTACATCATACATCCTACCTGTGAGTGGAAGGACCTCAATCTCAAGTTCGTCCTCCAGACGTACCGCGACTTCAGTGTAACAAAGGACAAAGACTATCTCGAAGCCATGTATCCTGTCGCAAAG GTTGTGATGGAGATCGCCCAAAAATGGGATACAGATGGTGATGGCTTGATAGAAAACAGTGGCTTTGCTGATCAAACCTTTGATGCCTGGTCAATGACTGGAGCCAG TGCCTACTGTGGAGGAATGTGGTTGGCTGCTCTCAAGATGATGGCAGAGATGGCCAGAGTCCTTGGAAATGATGATGACATGAAAAAATACCAAGAAATCCTCAACAAAGGCAAAGCTTCATTTGAAGCCAAGGTCTGGAACG GTCGTTATTATAATTACGATAGTAACCCGAGTGGTGGTCACCATGACAGTATAATGGCTGACCAGCTGGCAGGTCATTGGTTCCTCAAGGCCTCGGGCCTGGCTGATGGAACG ATATTCCCAGATGACCATGTTAAGAGTGCTCTAGAGACTGTGTACAAGTTCAATGTAAAAGGCTTTGGCCAAGGAAACATGGGGGCGATAAATGGAACTCGGCCCGACGGTGGACAAGACCTGACGAGTTGTCAGTCAGAGGAATTCTGGGTAGGAGTCACCTACAGTCTCGGAGCCAGTATGATACAGCAG GGAATGATTGACGAGGGTTTCCAGACAGCTTGGGGAGCCTACCATGTGTGCTGGGAGTGGTACGGCCTAGCCTTCCAGACTCCGGAGGCCTATATGATGGACAAACATTACCGGTCACTAGGCTACATGAGGCCACTGGCCATCTGGTCAATGCAGTGGGCACTAGAGAAATTCCAACCTCAACTTCTAACTTCGAGTTGA
- the LOC138333849 gene encoding non-lysosomal glucosylceramidase-like isoform X1 codes for MASYPRNPDDSETTPRENIPGVPDYGWRVKLDYECKTKCTPFTKPRLSQIPSLIGLSLRYMKVWVKTRRQGRRLFIDHLDQVEHKAMYGCPLGGIGCGTIGRGFRGEFCRFQMLPGLYDHHTIQANQFILCIRKNGKTVYQKVLTGKKGKHLKSWQWGFPAQNATYHGLYPRAWTVYDIPEYKLRLVCRQISPVFPHDYKETSFPMGVFAWSVENNGSEPVDISIVLTFKNGTGSKDDNGVEVQNEEFQCDTEGRQVSGVLIHHSLRDIKCTYGIAAANKDDVHVSHKLHFDPKGNGRIVWDDLAEDGQLDSTPERQSRGRDSFPQAAITLFFLVIVKLVRALANLILPPAGPEKPQKKGQETAAAVCSQTTVPPGGKKEMDFTLTWDMPVVHFKNKEKLYGRRYGRWFGYKNDACPRMCSYALKHYPAWEQKIEAWQHPILQNSNLPAWYKSALFNELYYVSDGGTIWADELESKNGDLSIKSIPDESPIIQEYSKFAYLEGHEYRMYNTYDVHHYASFSLIMLWPKIQLSLQYDIAKAVIAEDTTPIHFCMEGARGIKKKGKSVPHDIGDPEDEPWDCLNAYIIHPTCEWKDLNLKFVLQTYRDFSVTKDKDYLEAMYPVAKVVMEIAQKWDTDGDGLIENSGFADQTFDAWSMTGASAYCGGMWLAALKMMAEMARVLGNDDDMKKYQEILNKGKASFEAKVWNGRYYNYDSNPSGGHHDSIMADQLAGHWFLKASGLADGTIFPDDHVKSALETVYKFNVKGFGQGNMGAINGTRPDGGQDLTSCQSEEFWVGVTYSLGASMIQQGMIDEGFQTAWGAYHVCWEWYGLAFQTPEAYMMDKHYRSLGYMRPLAIWSMQWALEKFQPQLLTSS; via the exons ATGGCATCATATCCCAGAAATCCAGATGACAGCGAGACGACGCCCAGAGAAAATATTCCAGGTGTGCCGGACTACGGGTGGCGGGTGAAGCTTGATTATGAATGCAAGACGAAATGTACCCCGTTTACAAAACCTCGCTTGAGTCAAATTCCATCACTCATCGGACTTTCATTGAG GTACATGAAGGTATGGGTGAAGACCCGCAGACAAGGGAGACGACTGTTCATCGATCATCTGGATCAAGTAGAACATAAGGCAATGTATG gctgtcCATTGGGTGGAATTGGGTGTGGCACAATAGGGCGAGGATTCCGTGGAGAGTTCTGTCGCTTCCAAATGTTACCTGGGCTGTATGATCATCACACTATCCAGGCAAACCAA TTTATCCTGTGTATCCGTAAGAATGGCAAGACAGTTTACCAAAAAGTCCTAACCGGAAAGAAGGGGAAGCACCTGAAGTCCTGGCAGTGGGGGTTCCCTGCCCAGAACGCCACCTATCACGGCCTTTATCCCCGAGCCTGGACAGTGTATGACATTCCAGAGTACAAACTACGTCTTGTCTGCCGGCAGATCTCCCCGGTGTTCCCTCATGATTACAAG GAAACCAGTTTCCCAATGGGAGTATTTGCCTGGTCAGTAGAGAACAACGGATCGGAGCCGGTCGATATTAGCATTGTATTGACCTTCAAAAACGGAACTGGGTCCAAAGATGATAATGGCGTAGAGGTCCAGAACGAGGAGTTTCAATGTGATACAGAGGGACGTCAGGTTTCCGGCGTTCTCATCCATCATTCTCTACGTGACATCAAGTGTACTTATGGAATAGCTGCTGCCAATAAG GACGATGTTCATGTGAGTCACAAGTTGCACTTTGACCCGAAAGGAAATGGCCGTATAGTTTGGGATGATTTGGCTGAAGATGGACAACTCGATTCTACTCCTG AGAGGCAGAGCAGGGGGAGGGACAGCTTTCCTCAGGCGGCCATTACACTTTTCTTCCTGGTCATAGTGAAGCTGGTTCGTGCCTTAGCTAACCTGATCCTCCCCCCAGCTGGTCCAG AAAAGCCTCAGAAGAAGGGACAGGAAACAGCCGCGGCCGTCTGCTCACAGACGACAGTGCCCCCTGGTGGTAAAAAGGAGATGGACTTCACACTTACATGGGATATGCCTGTTGTTCACTTTAAAAATAAAGAGAAACTCTATGGAAG acGTTATGGTCGCTGGTTTGGGTACAAAAATGATGCTTGTCCCCGGATGTGTAGCTATGCTTTAAAACACTACCCTGCATGGGAACAGAAGATAGAGGCTTGGCAACATCCAATACTGCAAAACAG CAATCTGCCAGCATGGTACAAGTCGGCATTGTTCAATGAGCTGTATTATGTCAGTGATGGAGGAACAATCTGGGCTGACGAGCTGGAGTCAAAGAATGGAGACCTTTCCATTAAATCTATACCTGATGAATCCCCCATCATACAAGAGTACAGCAAATTTGCCTACTTAGAGG GTCATGAGTACAGGATGTACAACACGTATGACGTTCACCACTATGCATCGTTTTCTCTCATCATGCTTTGGCCGAAAATACAGCTCTCTCTCCAGTACGATATTG CTAAAGCTGTCATAGCTGAAGACACCACACCTATCCACTTCTGTATGGAAGGAGCTCGAGGGATCAAAAAAAAGGGCAAATCTGTACCCCATGATATTGGAGATCCAG AGGATGAGCCTTGGGATTGTCTGAATGCTTACATCATACATCCTACCTGTGAGTGGAAGGACCTCAATCTCAAGTTCGTCCTCCAGACGTACCGCGACTTCAGTGTAACAAAGGACAAAGACTATCTCGAAGCCATGTATCCTGTCGCAAAG GTTGTGATGGAGATCGCCCAAAAATGGGATACAGATGGTGATGGCTTGATAGAAAACAGTGGCTTTGCTGATCAAACCTTTGATGCCTGGTCAATGACTGGAGCCAG TGCCTACTGTGGAGGAATGTGGTTGGCTGCTCTCAAGATGATGGCAGAGATGGCCAGAGTCCTTGGAAATGATGATGACATGAAAAAATACCAAGAAATCCTCAACAAAGGCAAAGCTTCATTTGAAGCCAAGGTCTGGAACG GTCGTTATTATAATTACGATAGTAACCCGAGTGGTGGTCACCATGACAGTATAATGGCTGACCAGCTGGCAGGTCATTGGTTCCTCAAGGCCTCGGGCCTGGCTGATGGAACG ATATTCCCAGATGACCATGTTAAGAGTGCTCTAGAGACTGTGTACAAGTTCAATGTAAAAGGCTTTGGCCAAGGAAACATGGGGGCGATAAATGGAACTCGGCCCGACGGTGGACAAGACCTGACGAGTTGTCAGTCAGAGGAATTCTGGGTAGGAGTCACCTACAGTCTCGGAGCCAGTATGATACAGCAG GGAATGATTGACGAGGGTTTCCAGACAGCTTGGGGAGCCTACCATGTGTGCTGGGAGTGGTACGGCCTAGCCTTCCAGACTCCGGAGGCCTATATGATGGACAAACATTACCGGTCACTAGGCTACATGAGGCCACTGGCCATCTGGTCAATGCAGTGGGCACTAGAGAAATTCCAACCTCAACTTCTAACTTCGAGTTGA